In Rhizobium sp. BG4, the genomic stretch ACGAAACACCATCGCTAGATTTAAAATTTCGTGTTTTTTTGATGACATCGGTATCATTTCCCGGCTTGACCGCGCCAAGCCCTTGAAAAACAAGGCCTCCAGGCTTTTCCCCAGTGTCCACAGCCCCATCCACAATATGTTGTGGTGAACGCTTCGTTAAAAACCACCCCTTGACGGAATCGCGTGTTTCAAACTTAATGGGATCCGATGTTGCGGCGGCAACTGGACCGGAATTAACGAGGCCGGTTCTCTTCAAAATTCAAGCGTGGAATCAGGGCGTTGCATCTATGACGGATGACCGCTGCGTGGCATTCCTTGCGCAAATTTTTGACCGCCCGGCAGTGACATTGGGGCTGGCGAAAAATAGCTGTTAATACTATATTTAGTGCTAGCAGCCATCATCACCACAATATACAGGAAGGACATCTCCGGATGACACCCCTGTCACAATACGGATACGAGAACTGGCTGCGCCCTTCCTGGCGCGCTGCCGGATGAGGAAACTTGCGCCTTGGTCATCGGGGACGGGCGCGCAGATTAGAGGTTGGCGACATGCGCATTGAACGGCGTTTCACGAAAGCGGAACAAGGTGCCTATGGGGAAATCGAATTCCGCAAGGCGACCAGCGAGATCAAGAACCCTGACGGTTCGATCGTCTTCCGCCTCGAGAACATCGACGTTCCCGCGCAGTTTTCGCAGGTCGCCGCCGACATCCTGGCGCAGAAGTATTTCCGCAAGGCCGGCGTTCCCGCACGCCTGAAGAAGGTCGAGGAAAACGACGTTCCGTCGTTCCTGTGGCGCTCGGTTGCCGATGAAGCAGCGCTGAAGGATCTGCCGAAGGATCAGCAGTACGGCTCGGAAACCGACGCCCGTCAGGTTTTCGACCGCCTGGCCGGCACCTGGACCTACTGGGGCTGGAAGGGTGGCTACTTCTCTTCGGAAGAAGATGCGTCGGCATTCAAGGACGAGCTCGCCTACATGCTCGCCACGCAGCGCGTTGCCCCGAACTCGCCGCAGTGGTTCAACACCGGCATGCATTGGGCATACGGCATCGACGGCCCGGGCCAGGGCCACTATTACGTCGATCCGTTCACCGGCAAGCTGACCAAGTCGAAGTCCGCCTACGAACATCCGCAGCCGCATGCCTGCTTCATCCAGTCGGTTGAAGACGACCTCGTCAACGAAGGCGGCATCATGGACCTCTGGGTGCGCGAAGCGCGCCTCTTCAAGTACGGCTCCGGCACCGGCTCCAACTTCTCCATGCTGCGCGGCGAAGGCGAAAGGCTTTCCGGCGGCGGCCGCTCCTCCGGCCTGATGAGCTTCCTGAAGATCGGCGACCGCGCTGCCGGCGCCATCAAATCGGGCGGCACGACCCGCCGTGCGGCCAAGATGGTCGTCGTCGACATCGACCATCCGGATATCGAGGAATACATCAACTGGAAGGTCAAGGAAGAGCAGAAGGTTGCCGCTCTGGTCACCGGTTCGAAGGTCGTCGCCAAGCATCTGAAGGCGATCATGAAGGCCTGCGTCAATTGCGACGGCGGCGATGACGGCGAGTGTTTCGACCCGGCCAAGAACCCGGCCCTGAAGCGCGAAATCCGCGCTGCCAAGAAGGACCAGGTTCCGGAAAACTATATCGGCCGCGTCATCCAGTTCGCCCGCCAGGGCTACACGGACATGGAATTCAAGACCTACGACACGGACTGGGATAGCGAAGCCTACCTGACCGTTTCGGGCCAGAACTCCAACAACTCAGTCTCGATCAAGGACGACTTCCTGCGCGCTGTCGAAAACGACGGCGACTGGCACCTGACCGCCCGCAAGGACGGCAAGGTCATGAAGACGCTGAAGGCCCGCGACCTCTGGGAGTCGATCTCCTACGCCGCCTGGGCATCGGCCGATCCGGGCCTGCACTTCAACACGACGATGAACGACTGGCACACCTCGCCGGCCGGCGGCCAGATCCGCGGCTCGAACCCGTGCTCGGAATACATGTTCCTCGACGACACCGCCTGCAACCTGGCTTCGCTGAACCTGCTGCAGTTCAAGGACAAGGCAACGAAGCGCATCGACATCGCCGATTACGAACATGCCGTCCGCCTCTGGACCGTCGTGCTCGAAGTTTCGGTCATGATGGCGCAGTTCCCGTCGAAGCGGATTGCCGAACTCTCCTACGAATACCGCACGCTCGGCCTCGGCTACGCCAATATCGGCGGCCTGCTGATGTCCTCCGGCATCCCCTATGACTCGGCAGAAGGCCGCGCCATTGCCGGCTCGCTGACCGCGATCATGACCGGCATCTGCTACGCAACCTCGGCTGAAATGGCCTCCGAGCTCGGCCCGTTCCCGAACTTTGCGCCAAACCGCGAGAGCATGCTGCGCGTCATGCGCAACCATCGCCGCGCCGCTTACGGCGAGACCTCCGGCTATGAGGCCCTGTCGGTCAACCCGGTCGCGCTGATCCATTCCGAAAACCCGGATCAGGACCTCGCCGCTCACGCCAAGAGCGCCTGGGACAAGGCGATCGAACTCGGCGAGAAGCATGGCTACCGCAACGCCCAGGTCTCGGTTATTGCCCCGACCGGCACGATCGGCCTGGTCATGGACTGCGACACGACCGGCATCGAGCCCGACTTCGCACTCGTCAAGTTCAAGAAGCTCGCCGGCGGCGGCTACTTCAAGATCATCAACCGCGCCGTTCCGGATGCGCTGCGTTCGCTCGGCTATTCCGAAGCGCAGATTGCCGAGATCGAGGCCTACGCTGTCGGCCACGGCAACCTGAACCAGGCGCCCGGCGTCAACCCCTCGACCCTGAAGACCAAGGGCTTCACCGACGAGAAGGTGGAAGCCGTCAACGCCGCGCTGAAGAACGCCTTCGACATCAAGTTCGTCTTCAACCAGTGGACGCTCGGCACCGACTTCCTCAAGGATACCCTGAAGGTCTCCGACGAGCAGCTCGCCGACATGAGCTTCAACCTGCTCGACCACATGGGCTTTTCGAAGAAGGACATCGAGGCCGCCAACGTTCACGTCTGCGGCGCCATGACCCTGGAAGGCGCACCCTTCCTGAAGAACGAGCATCTGCCGGTCTTCGATTGCGCCAACCCGTGCGGCAAGATCGGCAAGCGTTATCTCTCGGTCGAGAGCCATATCCGCATGATGGCGGCTGCGCAGCCGTTCATCTCGGGTGCGATCTCCAAGACGATCAACATGCCGAATGATGCCACCGTCGAGGATTGCAAGAGCGCTTACATGCTCTCCTGGAAGCTCGGCCTGAAGGCAAACGCCCTCTACCGTGACGGCTCCAAGCTGTCGCAGCCGCTGAACGCTTCGCTGATCGAAGACGAAGCCGATGAGGATGCACTCGAAGAGCTGCTGCAGCAGCCGGTCGCGGCCCAGGCCGTCACCGTCACCGAGAAGATCATCGAGCGTGTCATCGAACGCGTGACCCGCGAACGCGAGAAGCTGCCGAACCGCCGCCAGGGCTACACCCAGAAGGCAGCTGTCGGCGGACACAAGGTTTATCTGCGCACCGGCGAATTCGGTGACGGCCGCCTTGGCGAAATCTTCATCGACATGCACAAGGAAGGCGCTGCTTTCCGTGCGATGATGAACAACTTCGCGATCGCCATCTCGCTCGGCCTGCAGTACGGCGTGCCGCTCGAGGAATATGTCGAAGCCTTCACCTTCACCAAGTTCGAGCCGGCCGGCATGGTCATCGGCAACGACGCGATCAAGAATGCCACGTCGATCCTCGACTACGTGTTCCGCGAACTCGCCGTCTCCTATCTCGGCCGTCATGACCTGGCGCATGTCGATACGTCCGACTTCTCGAACACGGCACTCGGCAAGGGCATCCAGGAAGGCAAGACCAACCTCGTCTCGACCGGCTGGACCCGCGGCTACAAGCCGACGCTCGTTCCCGGCACCGGCGACCGCCTGGTCGGCGAACCGAAGGGCGCATCGGCAGCAACGCCTGTCCGCGCCTCCTCGGCCGGTACGGTCACCGCCTTTGCGGGCGCTGCTGCCCGCAAGCTGGAACCGGCAACCGCCGTCGCCACCTCCGAAATCGTCGCCTTCAAGCGCGATTACGAGGAGCGCGCCAAGGAACTGGCCGAGGAAATCGCCGACGAAGTGAACGAAGAGCTCGCTTCCGAAGCCCAGCAGCAGGCCACCGCTCTCTTCTCCGACAAGGCCGCCGCCGACGCTGCGACCGCCAAGACGGAAGCCAAGAAGGTAGAAGCCGAACGCCGCGCCCGCTCCATCATGCAGGGCTACACGGGCAACATGTGCTCCGAGTGCCAGAACTTCACGATGGTCCGCAACGGCACCTGCGAGAAGTGCGACACGTGCGGCGCGACCAGCGGCTGCAGCTGATTTTTCAGCGGAGAGTGAATGTGATAGGGGCGCTTCGGCGCCCCTTTTTGTTTTCGTGGCACGGCCGATCATCACCCGCCCTCGTCCTTCGAGGCTCCGGCTTTGCCTCCGCACCTCAGGATGAGGGCTGGCCGTTGGCGCCTAACCGAAGCAAGTAACGCCACGAGTGAGTTGCTAGAGGTCTGGCCTCCCATCGCAGGCAAAGCGCCCACTCCAGCCTCATCCTGAGGTGCAAAGCCCAAAGGGCGCAGCCTCGAAAGATCAGGCTGGCCACCGCTCTTATTTTGCCGACACCGGCCCACGCTTCGACAGACCCGGCAACGCCTCATAATTCAGGGCGATCAGCGCCTCCTTCTTGCGCCGCGACCAGCCCGTGATCTGCCGCTCCCTTGCGATGGCATCGATGATGCGGTCGTAGGTCTCGGTGAAGACCAGTTCGACGGGCAGGCGTTTGGCAGTGTAACCATCGTATATCCGGGCATTGTGCTCCCAGACGCGCGCTTCGATATTCTGCTTCGTCAGCCCGGTATAATAGGACCCGTCGCGGCATCGCAGGATGTAGACGGTCACTTCCATGAACTGCTCCGATGCCAACGGCGAACGCTACCATGGCGAGTGCCAGAGCTACAACCCGCCCTCGTCCTTCGAGGCTTTTGCTTCGCCTCCGCACCTCGGGATGCGGGCTGGCCGTTGTGCGCGTGTTGTTTTTGCCTAGAAACACCGGCCGGCTTCATGCCATATGCAGACATCAAGACAGCCGGTTGAGTTTGGGTAGGATCATGGACGAAAAACAATTCCTCGCGCTTTGCAAGAACGGGCAGTTCAAGGAAGCGCTGGCGCTGGCGAATGAGGGCCGTGAGGACCAGAAGTTTACGCCGAGCCGGTTCTCGATGGACAAGAAGACCAAGAAGCCGATCTTCTATCGCGGCAACAAGCGCGTCGAAGTCGATGAAAACGGCGAATGGCAGATTTCCAAGAATACGCATGATTGAGCGCTTGCCGTGACCGGCGGCGCGCGAAGCGCATAGGCGAGAAGGCCATTCTGGAATATCCTGATCGGACCAGAAACGGAGGATCGCGCCATGGCCTTCATTCACACTCCCGATGCATCCGCAAATGACAAGACGGCATCGATGTATGCCGCGGCGGAGGCGAGTTACGGGTATCTGCCGAACATGTACCGCGCCTTCGGGCACCGGCCGGAGGTGATGGAGCATTGGGGTGCGCTGCTGTCGAGCATCCGCAGCCACATGACGCTCAGGCGCTACGAGCTGGTGACGCTGGCGGCCGCCAAGGAGTTGAAATCCTCCTATTGCATGTTGGCGCACGGTTCCGTGCTGCTGCGCGAAGGCTTTACCAATGATGGGCTCGCGGCAACCGCCGATGGCGGCGAGAAGGCGCCTGTCGATGCGGGTGAGCGGGCGATCATGGCGTTTGCCGCCAAGGTGGTGCGCGACGCCACCAGTATCACCCAGCAGGATGTCGATGCGCTGAAGAAGCACGGGTTCTCGGATGCAGAGATTTTCGACATCACGGCAGCGGCCGCCGTGCGCTGCTTCTTCTCGAAGATGCTGGATGGTCTCGGCGCTGCACCCGACCATGCCTATGCCGAGCGGCTCGATCCCAATCTGCGCAAATCGCTCGCCATCGGCCGGCCGATCGAGGGGCTCGTCTGACAATGCAATCGACCTCTCGCCGTCCACCACCTTGCGGCTGTGGCTGGTTCGTGGAGCATGCGGCTTTTCTCGCTTAGGTTCCTCGGGTCACTCAACGCTGACGGGAGGAAATGATGGCTTACAGGAAGCGCAACGGCAAAGATACCTGGCATTGGTGCCGCAACTGCAGCAACTGGCCGATGTCAGACTATGACGAACGCCCTACGAAGCCTGCGAGCGGCGAGCTTTGCAATGAGTGCTTGGCCAAGGACAATGCAGGAAACTGCACCAAGTAGATTATTCACCCCTCGGTCCCTTTGCGTCTCAGTGGGATCAAGTGCGCCCAGTATTGGGGCATGGGCGTGGAGACGTGAGTCAGCCACCGCGCAGACGAGCGGTGGCTGGATTCCTGTGACAGGCACAGGCATGAGGGAGCGGCCCTAGGCCCGCCGTCTGGCGAGCGCGATCACCACGACGCCGACGATGGCGGCCAGCGCGCCCCAATAGATCCAGGGCGTCTGGTCGATCATGAAGCTCTCGGCGGGATAGGGGAAGTAGCCGCTGCCCTGCCCCATCCAGACGAGGCCGACGAGGATCAAGAGTATTCCGAGCACATAGGCGGCCTTGGTCATTGGCGGTCTCCTGCCCGCGTTATTGCTGCGGGCTGTCGGCGAAATGGCGCATGGCGAATTCGGCGATGCGCTGGTTGGATTTGTCGGCATCCTCGAGCAGATGCGGGAAGAGCTGCCAGCCGTGGATCAAGCCCGGCCAGACTTCAAGCGTCACATCGACACCGGCCTGGCGTGCCTTGTCGGCAAGGCGCAGGCTGTCGTCGAGCAGCGCTTCGCTGCCGGATACCTGCAGCAGCATCGGCGGCAGACCGGAAAGATCGGCGAAAAGCGGCGAGACGGCTGGATCCTGCGGCGCGGTGGCGCCGAGATAGGGCTTGGCGAACGCATCGATCACCGCCTTGCTGATCACCGGATCGGTCGCGGCATTGGCCTGCATCGAGGCGCCGCTGGCGGACAGATCGGAAACCGGGCTGATGGCGACGAAGGCTGCAGGAAGCTGGCGGCCAGCCGCCTTCTGCCGCAATACCGCTTCGAGCGCCAAGTTGGCGCCGGTGCCATCACCGGCGACGACGATATTGCCGCTCTCGTAGCCGTTTTCGAGCATCCAGCGATAGGCGGTCCTGATATCGTCGATCTGCGCCGGATAA encodes the following:
- a CDS encoding vitamin B12-dependent ribonucleotide reductase; its protein translation is MRIERRFTKAEQGAYGEIEFRKATSEIKNPDGSIVFRLENIDVPAQFSQVAADILAQKYFRKAGVPARLKKVEENDVPSFLWRSVADEAALKDLPKDQQYGSETDARQVFDRLAGTWTYWGWKGGYFSSEEDASAFKDELAYMLATQRVAPNSPQWFNTGMHWAYGIDGPGQGHYYVDPFTGKLTKSKSAYEHPQPHACFIQSVEDDLVNEGGIMDLWVREARLFKYGSGTGSNFSMLRGEGERLSGGGRSSGLMSFLKIGDRAAGAIKSGGTTRRAAKMVVVDIDHPDIEEYINWKVKEEQKVAALVTGSKVVAKHLKAIMKACVNCDGGDDGECFDPAKNPALKREIRAAKKDQVPENYIGRVIQFARQGYTDMEFKTYDTDWDSEAYLTVSGQNSNNSVSIKDDFLRAVENDGDWHLTARKDGKVMKTLKARDLWESISYAAWASADPGLHFNTTMNDWHTSPAGGQIRGSNPCSEYMFLDDTACNLASLNLLQFKDKATKRIDIADYEHAVRLWTVVLEVSVMMAQFPSKRIAELSYEYRTLGLGYANIGGLLMSSGIPYDSAEGRAIAGSLTAIMTGICYATSAEMASELGPFPNFAPNRESMLRVMRNHRRAAYGETSGYEALSVNPVALIHSENPDQDLAAHAKSAWDKAIELGEKHGYRNAQVSVIAPTGTIGLVMDCDTTGIEPDFALVKFKKLAGGGYFKIINRAVPDALRSLGYSEAQIAEIEAYAVGHGNLNQAPGVNPSTLKTKGFTDEKVEAVNAALKNAFDIKFVFNQWTLGTDFLKDTLKVSDEQLADMSFNLLDHMGFSKKDIEAANVHVCGAMTLEGAPFLKNEHLPVFDCANPCGKIGKRYLSVESHIRMMAAAQPFISGAISKTINMPNDATVEDCKSAYMLSWKLGLKANALYRDGSKLSQPLNASLIEDEADEDALEELLQQPVAAQAVTVTEKIIERVIERVTREREKLPNRRQGYTQKAAVGGHKVYLRTGEFGDGRLGEIFIDMHKEGAAFRAMMNNFAIAISLGLQYGVPLEEYVEAFTFTKFEPAGMVIGNDAIKNATSILDYVFRELAVSYLGRHDLAHVDTSDFSNTALGKGIQEGKTNLVSTGWTRGYKPTLVPGTGDRLVGEPKGASAATPVRASSAGTVTAFAGAAARKLEPATAVATSEIVAFKRDYEERAKELAEEIADEVNEELASEAQQQATALFSDKAAADAATAKTEAKKVEAERRARSIMQGYTGNMCSECQNFTMVRNGTCEKCDTCGATSGCS
- a CDS encoding GIY-YIG nuclease family protein, which codes for MEVTVYILRCRDGSYYTGLTKQNIEARVWEHNARIYDGYTAKRLPVELVFTETYDRIIDAIARERQITGWSRRKKEALIALNYEALPGLSKRGPVSAK
- a CDS encoding carboxymuconolactone decarboxylase family protein; translation: MAFIHTPDASANDKTASMYAAAEASYGYLPNMYRAFGHRPEVMEHWGALLSSIRSHMTLRRYELVTLAAAKELKSSYCMLAHGSVLLREGFTNDGLAATADGGEKAPVDAGERAIMAFAAKVVRDATSITQQDVDALKKHGFSDAEIFDITAAAAVRCFFSKMLDGLGAAPDHAYAERLDPNLRKSLAIGRPIEGLV
- a CDS encoding alpha/beta hydrolase translates to MRTAVLALALLPALAGLAIAADVPPQSAKSKTEVETLGSRWTKHFSEAATPEKRAAAFRSFMADNPEPTRVQIRHMDADGVEADLIWPARLHHPLGRRGILYVHGGGFHGGSPRTHRLLAGSLAKAASSDVLLIDYRLVPEGRYPAQIDDIRTAYRWMLENGYESGNIVVAGDGTGANLALEAVLRQKAAGRQLPAAFVAISPVSDLSASGASMQANAATDPVISKAVIDAFAKPYLGATAPQDPAVSPLFADLSGLPPMLLQVSGSEALLDDSLRLADKARQAGVDVTLEVWPGLIHGWQLFPHLLEDADKSNQRIAEFAMRHFADSPQQ